AGCAACGGACAACACGCAGCGGTAAAAGTCAAATTACAGGTTCTAATTAGGCACATAACCCGGTCATTAGCGCGTATTGACACTAAACCAAATTGCGCTCATCTGATTACCCATTTCGCGCGGCACGAATCTCGATGCGATCGGACGGTGCACGGCCGGTCACACGAATCTCGATGCGGAGACGTGGCACGTAGTATAAAGATTGGAGGAGAGCTTTAgcctagcttagcttagcttaagCTTAGATGTGAGATGGCAAAGGATTACGTGCTGATCGCCGCATCCATGGCGGCGCTGGTGGCGATCTCCGCCGTCATGCTGGCCTGCTCcaaccgccggcgacggcggcggcggcggtcaccGTCGCAGCGGAGCATCGACGACGTGGAGCTCGGCCGGGCGGCGGGGCTGGACGAGGCCGTCCTGGCGGAGTACCCGACGACGGTGTACagctgctcgtcgtcgtcggcggcggtgccggaggaggcggcggcggcggcggttgatgCCGGCGATGGCACGGGGTGCGCGGTGTGCCTGGCTGAgtacgaggacggcgacgagctccggcggctgCCGGGCTGCGGCCACGCGTTCCACCGGCGGTGCGTCGACGAGTGGCTGCGGCGTCGGCCCACCTGCCCGGTCTGCCGGtcgtcaccgccggcgaggggcgctgccgccgccgccgccgctgccggtggtCCATCGTGACAGCGTCCGGCCAATGCCCAATggagtttaatttgtttgtgGCCATGCATTGCTGCAAAATGCAGCACGGAGAAAATGCTTTTTTAACTTCGCCATCGATCGTGAAAATGCTTTAGAGTAGatgatatgtactccctccgtcccacaatataagggattttaaatttttgcttataacatttgaccactcatcttatttaatttttttttacaaatataaaaaacgaaaagttgtgcttaaagtact
This genomic window from Oryza sativa Japonica Group chromosome 12, ASM3414082v1 contains:
- the LOC107277589 gene encoding E3 ubiquitin-protein ligase EL5-like; this translates as MAKDYVLIAASMAALVAISAVMLACSNRRRRRRRRSPSQRSIDDVELGRAAGLDEAVLAEYPTTVYSCSSSSAAVPEEAAAAAVDAGDGTGCAVCLAEYEDGDELRRLPGCGHAFHRRCVDEWLRRRPTCPVCRSSPPARGAAAAAAAAGGPS